One region of Posidoniimonas polymericola genomic DNA includes:
- the gnd gene encoding decarboxylating NADP(+)-dependent phosphogluconate dehydrogenase, producing the protein MSELCDFGLIGLAVMGENLALNVESRGYKVAVYNRTTSVTDDFIAGRAAGKQFVGCHTLEDLVKNLARPRKVMMMVKAGPAVDAVIDSLKPLLEPGDIIIDGGNTYYADTERRTKEVEAAGFLYSGTGVSGGEEGALKGPSMMPGGSPDSWPHLKPIFQAIAAKVGPNNDIPCCEWVGPRGAGHYVKMVHNGIEYGDMQLICEAYSMLKEGLGLSNDELYDVFAEWNKGDLDSYLIEITRDIFSVKDAASSSENGGQFMVDLVLDRAGAKGTGKWMSQLALDLGVPSTLVTEAVYARGLSARKDERVKASKVLKGPSPKYDGDKKQFIEQVRQALYASKIVSYAQGFVQLQAAAAEHDWPLNYGDCAMLWRGGCIIRAVFLDRIKEAFDKEPNLENLLLNSYFAGAVDQCQDAWRHVVSQAALLGIPVPAFYTALAYYDGFRRETLPANLLQSQRDYFGAHTYERVDKPRGEMFHTEWLDLRKEPS; encoded by the coding sequence GTGTCTGAGCTTTGCGATTTCGGCCTGATTGGCCTCGCCGTGATGGGCGAAAACCTGGCCCTGAATGTCGAGAGCCGCGGCTACAAGGTGGCCGTCTACAACCGCACAACCAGCGTCACCGACGACTTCATCGCCGGCCGCGCCGCGGGCAAACAGTTTGTCGGCTGCCACACGCTGGAGGACCTGGTTAAGAACCTGGCCCGGCCCCGCAAGGTGATGATGATGGTCAAGGCCGGCCCGGCGGTGGACGCCGTGATCGACTCGCTCAAGCCGCTCCTGGAGCCGGGCGACATCATCATCGACGGCGGCAACACCTACTACGCCGACACCGAGCGGCGCACCAAGGAGGTCGAGGCCGCCGGCTTCCTGTACTCCGGCACCGGCGTCAGTGGCGGCGAGGAGGGCGCGCTGAAGGGCCCCAGCATGATGCCGGGCGGCTCGCCCGACAGCTGGCCGCACCTCAAGCCGATCTTCCAGGCGATCGCCGCCAAGGTAGGCCCCAACAACGACATCCCGTGCTGCGAGTGGGTCGGCCCCCGCGGCGCCGGGCACTACGTGAAGATGGTGCACAACGGCATCGAGTACGGCGACATGCAGCTCATCTGCGAGGCCTACTCGATGCTCAAGGAGGGCCTCGGCCTCTCCAACGACGAGCTGTACGACGTGTTCGCCGAATGGAACAAGGGCGACCTCGACAGCTACTTGATCGAGATCACCCGCGACATCTTCAGCGTCAAGGACGCCGCCAGTTCCTCAGAGAACGGGGGCCAGTTCATGGTCGACCTGGTGCTCGACCGCGCCGGCGCCAAGGGGACCGGCAAGTGGATGAGCCAGCTGGCGCTCGACCTGGGCGTGCCCAGCACGCTGGTCACCGAGGCGGTCTACGCCCGCGGCCTGTCGGCCCGCAAGGACGAGCGCGTGAAGGCCAGCAAGGTGCTCAAGGGCCCTTCGCCCAAGTACGACGGCGACAAGAAGCAGTTCATCGAGCAGGTCCGCCAGGCGCTGTACGCCTCGAAGATCGTCAGCTACGCGCAGGGCTTTGTGCAGCTGCAGGCGGCCGCCGCCGAGCACGACTGGCCGCTCAACTACGGCGACTGCGCCATGCTGTGGCGGGGCGGGTGCATCATCCGCGCCGTGTTCCTCGACCGCATCAAGGAGGCGTTCGACAAGGAGCCGAACCTCGAGAACCTGCTGCTCAACTCGTACTTCGCGGGCGCGGTCGACCAGTGCCAGGACGCATGGCGGCACGTGGTGTCGCAGGCCGCCCTGCTGGGCATCCCGGTGCCGGCGTTCTACACCGCCCTGGCCTACTACGACGGCTTCCGCCGCGAGACCCTGCCGGCCAACCTGCTGCAGAGCCAGCGCGACTACTTCGGCGCCCACACCTACGAGCGCGTCGACAAGCCGCGGGGCGAGATGTTTCACACCGAGTGGTTGGATCTGCGGAAGGAGCCTTCGTAG